The DNA window TATCTCAACGAGTCAATAATTctatcattttaatataaataaaataatctcgaTATTACAAAGTTAATCATGAATTTTAGCTCAAAATTATCATTCTTATCCATATATCAAACGATATCATAAAGCTTAAATTCGATATCCGACTCCGATTAAGATGGCCCTTAGTGGCAACGAACGACCAGAGGAAAGACCTTTTCACCTTCTTAGAAGCCGTCATTAACGCGTCTCCATTACACGAACTCTAATAATAACTGGTAAATTTGACTTCTTCTTCCTCCAAAATTGTCTATAAATACCTCTCTtcctcacactatttttttcatatctaacattttccttctttcattTATATAATATACACAGCTAAGAGTCGCTGCGACGcaaagagattaaaaaaaagttcaaatttgttGCTGCGGAAGTAATTAAAGTTTCGATTTCTTCCGTTgcaactttaatttaattttaatcgATTGATCGCTTCTATTCTTAGCAAAGATCATCAATTACAATGGCTCGTTATTTCTCCAACTGCAAAAATATCTCTGCTTTTGTTGTAGACTCTGTTTCTGTAGCTATTCAGAGGTAAACAAAGacatcatttcttttttctctatgttttgtttttcaaagttaaaagaGGGGTTTATCTGAATTTTCTTCGTCAGATgaagttatataaattatttcattaagaattgatattttaaagttaaattgttacttaatatagaaattgtgtcattctttttgaaacatatTAAAAcagaaagtaagtcatataaattttgtatgatTCTTGGTtctgttttttttcaaaatatcttaattttacCCTTTATTATATACTTTTGGGATCATTTATATCATTGTCGTTAGTGTATTTGTTATTAATGTGTATATAAGAATGTTTTAcgttattatatttaaattctgATTTCGTCTCTGATTATGCAGGCGTGGATACGCGGCCGCATCACAAGGTGGTGTTTCTGGTAGTGTAAGAGGTAGTGGGGCTGTTAGAAGCAATGTGATGGAATCAAACAAGACTTCATGGGTACCAGATCCTGTTACTGGTTATTACAGACCAGAAAGTCATGCTAAGGAAATTGATGCTGCTGAGCTTAGAAACATGTTGTTGAAGTACAAACCtagacaaaattgaaaaaagaacaACAATTATAGGATCAAGAATCATGTCTCGAGGAGTAGAGATGAATTCAGGATTTGAATGTTGGAGTTCAATAGTTATACTTTTGGAATTATGAGTTCAAAATGAATTGTTAGTGGAAATATAGTAATTTCTCACATATTATGTTTGTTTTCCGCATAGGAAAAATGTTGAGTTCAGTTGAATACGTTGGGCATATATTACATATGTGTCAGGCAGATTTTGGACTCAAATGTTCAACGTTTATGTTTTTATCATTGAATTCATTGTACTTCTGAAAGTATGAGTTCAGGATGTAATGTTAGTGaaaattatagtaattttttacatatatgtttgtgtttggtaaagaaaatagtgatttAATTGAACCTATTGCACCTATATTGCATTTGCCTTTGTTGATAAGCAGAGGCAGATttagaattcaaattttgattgtTTAGATTTTCACTTCTAGATACATTGTActtttgaaattaataatttagaatataatattagtgaaatttataataatttttcacATAGATATATATCATCTATGTGTCATGTAAAGAAATATTGAATTCGTTGAATCTATATTACTTTGACCTATATCACTTTTGATTTCTAGTATTTTTTGTTCTCAAAGAAATAATTTCTAGTATTTTTTGTTCTCAAAGTTAGGTGAAAAAGATCGTTGAAATTGGTCTTGGTTTTATACACGGCAAGCAAGAGTAACTGACATATGTACACTGCATTTCCATTGCTCACACAAAGTCGGTTTGTTGGCGTTTCGattattttattagatatttactatttcttattAGTATTGTAAtcaaataattttgtttattaaaatttaagcaGATGGAAACAAGTTAACTAGTATAATCTTTGTTGGgattaatcataattttcaaatacataaaaaatttcacaaGCGATATCCATAACGCACTAAGCTATCTTATCTATAATTCATAAACAAAAAACCCAATTCCACTTCTATGCATAACAATCTTTTCATGATTATCAGAGGTCTCAACTTCGAGTTTCTCTGGATATAAAAATTGCCTTTATCAAGTAGCGTTCTACCCCAATATAGAATTTTCTAGCACGAATTTGGATTTAGTCAAATTTTAATGCAGATATCAAACATCGGattaaaaatcacaataaaaatacaaatccATTCATGATTAATCTACGCGTAAACAATTCATGTATTATTAGTATaggattttttaatttttaaagaacttCTTTAGTAATCAACTTTAATCATTGGTATCTTGCCACTAACATACTCAATACTTCTAATTAAGTTGTGAGAATTAAGTTAGCTAACCTTACcattataaaaaaagatttattaatTATCAACTAGAATGTTTATGAACATTATATATATGGCCAGAAGGGCTATACCTCTTTGTTAAGTTTTCCAgctgttttttaaaattaaaaatattttatagtttatGTAATAGCTCGTtataatatatcaatataaGTTTGTGATCAAGTGATAAAATCTCATTTATTCTTAATCAAAGTTCAGAGGGTCTGAGATTCGAACCTTATTAAGTGCTAAGTATGAAATcgtttttttgttaaaaagagTGCTTTATCACCTAGTGTGAGACTACTTTCAGGCACAATTCGAATTTAATCGAATCCCAATGCATATCAAACATCGgataaaagacataaagaagaaaaaacttgttataatttagaaatttagTTTACTTTTTTGGGTCAACTACTCACCATGTATCAAAAACtatattaaaaggaaaaatgataaTGTTtgatttgacttattttaatttgattgattAAACTCTtgaaataaagaagaaacatTTAACTTTGtgcataataatttaaattatatgcTGGCCGTTTGCATAGCAAAGGGccaaataatttaatcaatcccaaccctttttttcttaattaaaataaaatgtagaaTCCTCGATAGATAGCTGATAAGTTTTAAgtattgaaattaattttataaataaatagttataTATTACCGAAGGAAATATCGATGCACAAAGTTTAATAATAGATTATCTGTTTTATATTATAACAGTTTGATGACATGATCGAATGATAAAGTATAGCACTGCAATATGTTTCCAATTCGAAGTTGAATGCACGAAATTTAATAATGCTTATATGTGTGAAAATGAAGGTAAATTATTGAACCAATAAGGATTTTAGTGAAGTGATTAGAAGTCTCAAATTCGAATTTCTTTAAAAACGAAATCACTTTTATTAGGGAACGCTTTATTTCCGAATATGAAATTTTCTAACTCGAAAAAGAGTTGATTATTGGtcaaacaaaagagaaaagtaTCGACTAAGAAGTAGACAAGTTGCAGTTTGCTTCCAGAATTTTGAAAAGTAAGCAAACGTTGCCACTATGCtacataaatatttgtataactatattttattaaaaaaataaaataaaataagaaagtaTGACgttttttttaaacagactaaaacaaaaaatattccATATGTTGAAAATAGGTAGtaatccttttttttgtttgtttgttaaaTAAAGTTAGTGTATTGATCAGTTATGAATGGGACGAGCATAATTATAACGAaggaatatatttatattaaaagtataacataaaaaaatataattgaattaaaattaaaacggaagatatagttaaattatttttgatagtacaaaatatatttaccCTTTACAGCataataaatttatcatttttgtcaagttaaaaataaaaataaacggaaAAAGCATAACTTAAAATTcgataaatttcaaattttgaatcagTTAGATGGCAACAACTAGGTGTTGATTTGGAAGAAAGACCTTTTCACC is part of the Solanum stenotomum isolate F172 chromosome 8, ASM1918654v1, whole genome shotgun sequence genome and encodes:
- the LOC125873129 gene encoding protein SENESCENCE-ASSOCIATED GENE 21, mitochondrial-like → MARYFSNCKNISAFVVDSVSVAIQRRGYAAASQGGVSGSVRGSGAVRSNVMESNKTSWVPDPVTGYYRPESHAKEIDAAELRNMLLKYKPRQN